A single genomic interval of Amycolatopsis albispora harbors:
- the tgmB gene encoding ATP-grasp ribosomal peptide maturase, which produces MSVLILTGEHDPSADLMVSALEKREAIVHRVDTSWFPGQLSVTAELASGRWCGTLRTPHRTIDLDTITAVWYREPKAFDFPEMTPTERMHANIEAKYGLGGILTTLPVLWVNHPARVADAAYKPVQLVAAHRAGLTVPDTLLTNEADAAREFGRRGRTVTKMLGGVSLVEEGTRRYARTRLLDPSDFEDMRGLERTMHQFQRWASKAKEVRVVAIGDQLNAIEIHAHSAKAYVDYRSDYRSLRYQLTDLPESVEVGVRQLMKHLGLLYGAIDFVVGPTNEWTFLEINPSGQYGWLENHTDAPLTDQLADLLAGGTA; this is translated from the coding sequence ATGTCCGTCCTCATTCTGACCGGGGAACACGACCCGTCCGCTGATCTCATGGTCTCGGCGCTTGAGAAGCGCGAGGCGATCGTCCATCGGGTCGATACGTCCTGGTTCCCGGGCCAGCTCAGCGTCACCGCTGAGCTGGCCTCGGGCCGCTGGTGCGGCACCTTGCGCACACCGCACCGGACGATCGACCTCGACACCATCACCGCCGTCTGGTACCGCGAGCCGAAGGCATTCGACTTCCCGGAGATGACGCCCACGGAGCGGATGCACGCGAACATCGAGGCCAAGTACGGCCTCGGCGGCATCCTGACGACGCTCCCGGTCCTGTGGGTGAACCACCCCGCCCGGGTAGCTGACGCGGCGTACAAGCCGGTCCAGCTCGTCGCTGCCCACCGGGCAGGGCTGACCGTGCCGGACACCCTCCTCACGAACGAGGCGGACGCCGCCCGCGAATTCGGCCGCCGGGGACGCACCGTTACCAAGATGCTCGGCGGCGTCTCGCTCGTGGAAGAAGGTACCCGCCGGTACGCCCGCACCAGGCTGCTCGATCCATCCGACTTCGAGGACATGCGCGGCCTGGAACGGACTATGCACCAGTTCCAGCGGTGGGCGTCGAAGGCGAAGGAGGTCCGCGTAGTCGCGATTGGCGACCAACTCAACGCCATCGAGATTCACGCCCACAGCGCGAAGGCGTACGTGGACTACCGATCCGACTACCGGAGCCTGCGGTACCAGCTCACCGACCTACCGGAATCCGTCGAGGTCGGCGTGCGGCAGTTGATGAAGCACCTCGGCCTCCTGTACGGCGCGATCGACTTCGTGGTCGGTCCCACGAACGAGTGGACGTTCCTGGAGATCAACCCATCTGGCCAGTACGGCTGGTTGGAAAACCATACTGACGCTCCGTTGACCGACCAGCTCGCCGATCTCCTAGCAGGAGGAACCGCATGA
- a CDS encoding protein-L-isoaspartate carboxylmethyltransferase: MTDWEPRAIALADELAAAGKLTDERWRKALTSVPRHVLVPEYFQPDQEGGWRRVSTSAGEGLDAVYSNKSLITDVDERGHAVSSSSMPGLMVRMLELLEIGRFHRVLEIGTGTGYNAALITEYLGNGNNLFSVDIDYIDTAQERLASLGYHPTLRKADGVDGLPDWAPYDRILATVAVPRIPAAWVAQLNDGGRILADIKVAVSAGNLVLLRKNGDTLSGRFDGRYAAFMAMRHPDRAQQRPSQPATSGNEEHSTTHYEPMAWENTVVWFLAALQFPEGTTYGMQLDSDHQPSKATFSSGDGSWARVDIKADANGERLVVQSGPTSLWDVISDGYRQWEEAGRPTWDRFYLTVKPDGEQVVWLDDPEGEFSWLLP, translated from the coding sequence ATGACCGACTGGGAGCCACGCGCCATCGCGCTCGCCGACGAGCTGGCCGCCGCCGGGAAACTGACTGACGAGCGCTGGCGCAAGGCGCTCACGAGCGTTCCGAGGCATGTCCTGGTGCCCGAGTACTTTCAGCCGGACCAGGAGGGAGGATGGCGTCGGGTCAGCACCTCTGCTGGCGAGGGTCTGGATGCCGTCTACTCGAACAAGTCCTTGATCACCGACGTGGACGAGCGGGGTCATGCCGTTTCGTCGTCGAGCATGCCGGGCCTGATGGTGCGGATGCTGGAGTTGCTGGAGATCGGGCGGTTCCACCGCGTACTCGAAATCGGTACCGGCACCGGCTACAACGCCGCCTTGATCACCGAGTACTTGGGCAACGGGAACAACCTGTTCAGCGTCGACATCGACTACATCGACACAGCGCAGGAACGGCTCGCGAGTCTCGGCTATCACCCGACGCTGCGGAAGGCCGACGGCGTTGACGGGTTGCCGGACTGGGCTCCGTACGACCGCATCCTCGCCACCGTGGCCGTACCGCGGATTCCGGCAGCCTGGGTCGCTCAGCTGAACGATGGCGGGCGCATCCTGGCGGACATCAAGGTCGCGGTCTCGGCCGGGAATCTGGTGTTGTTGCGCAAGAACGGCGACACCCTGTCCGGCCGCTTCGATGGCAGGTACGCGGCGTTCATGGCGATGAGGCACCCGGACCGGGCGCAGCAGCGGCCGAGCCAGCCGGCCACCTCCGGGAACGAAGAACACTCGACGACCCACTATGAGCCGATGGCGTGGGAGAACACGGTTGTCTGGTTCCTCGCGGCGCTCCAGTTCCCGGAGGGCACCACCTATGGCATGCAGCTTGACAGCGATCACCAGCCGTCGAAGGCCACCTTCTCCAGCGGGGACGGCTCGTGGGCTCGCGTCGACATCAAGGCCGATGCCAACGGTGAGCGGCTGGTGGTCCAGTCCGGTCCGACAAGCTTGTGGGACGTGATCTCCGACGGCTACAGGCAGTGGGAGGAGGCTGGCCGTCCGACCTGGGACCGCTTCTACCTCACGGTGAAGCCGGACGGCGAACAGGTCGTATGGCTGGACGATCCGGAGGGGGAGTTCTCCTGGCTGTTGCCTTAA
- a CDS encoding recombinase family protein has product MGKLVGIYLRISDDREGRELGVERQEQDCRKLAASEGDTVVDIYKDNDIGASTRSKKPRPDYKRLLADAKRGRIQKITSYTSNRLTRRPREHEGQIELAETYGTEFRYVASPSFDLNTAAGRRIARILAANDAGEAEDISERVCREKLQALERGEWIGGARPFGYQGTIRDAYGNVINREEVGIKVIEHEAAMIKDAVQRVISGESLYAICQRWTASGVPTPRGSARWYPATLKRILTRPRNAGLMEHRGVVLENVKAIWPSIITDDEYLAVRSILLDNEHRTSYRGSRSLKWLGTNLYRCDVCSDLMRSAGISSSGSGGEKHAAYRCKHGLHLAVRAAPIDSIVNTYVCARLIKHGANLIEVPDGDAVDLRTQATSLRTRIRELEDMLGDGELSRAAFLRQRNKIILKLDEVNTDLASRASSSVLSGVADAPNPAEVFMNPELTPIERRRAIVDALCTVTILKGKKGRKPRHLEGDYRDRIHIEKKDAA; this is encoded by the coding sequence GTGGGTAAGCTGGTTGGGATCTACCTCCGGATCAGCGACGACCGTGAAGGTCGCGAGCTGGGCGTCGAGCGCCAGGAACAGGACTGCCGGAAGCTCGCGGCGAGCGAGGGCGACACGGTGGTCGACATCTACAAGGACAACGACATCGGGGCGTCGACCCGATCGAAGAAGCCACGTCCTGACTACAAGCGGCTGCTGGCCGACGCCAAGCGTGGCCGCATTCAGAAGATCACCTCCTACACCTCGAACCGGCTGACTCGTCGCCCGCGCGAGCATGAAGGTCAGATCGAACTCGCCGAGACCTACGGGACTGAGTTCCGGTACGTCGCGTCGCCAAGCTTCGACCTGAACACCGCCGCTGGCCGCCGGATCGCTCGCATCCTGGCTGCCAACGACGCAGGCGAAGCCGAGGACATCAGCGAACGCGTGTGCCGGGAGAAGCTACAGGCCCTCGAACGCGGCGAGTGGATCGGCGGCGCGCGTCCCTTCGGTTACCAGGGGACGATCCGGGACGCCTACGGCAACGTGATCAACCGCGAAGAGGTCGGCATCAAGGTCATCGAGCACGAGGCGGCGATGATCAAGGATGCCGTGCAGCGGGTGATCTCCGGCGAGAGCCTGTACGCGATCTGCCAGCGGTGGACCGCGTCGGGCGTGCCGACACCGCGCGGATCGGCACGCTGGTACCCGGCCACGCTCAAGCGCATCCTGACCCGACCGCGCAATGCGGGGTTGATGGAGCACCGCGGCGTCGTGCTGGAGAACGTGAAGGCCATCTGGCCGTCGATCATCACCGACGACGAGTACCTGGCCGTCCGCTCGATCCTGCTCGACAACGAGCACCGGACAAGCTACCGGGGTAGCCGGTCGCTCAAGTGGCTGGGCACGAACCTCTACCGCTGCGACGTGTGCTCCGACCTCATGCGCTCGGCCGGGATCTCCTCGTCGGGTTCCGGCGGCGAGAAGCACGCGGCGTACCGCTGCAAGCATGGTCTCCACCTTGCCGTTCGGGCCGCTCCCATCGACTCCATCGTGAACACCTATGTCTGCGCGCGGCTCATCAAGCACGGAGCGAACCTGATCGAGGTGCCCGACGGAGACGCCGTGGACCTCCGAACTCAGGCGACCTCGCTCCGAACGCGCATCAGGGAGCTGGAGGACATGTTGGGCGACGGCGAGCTATCGCGTGCGGCCTTCCTGCGACAGCGGAACAAGATCATCCTCAAGCTGGACGAGGTCAACACCGACCTCGCTTCCCGGGCGTCCAGCTCGGTGCTCAGCGGAGTCGCGGACGCACCGAACCCGGCCGAAGTCTTCATGAACCCGGAGCTGACCCCCATCGAGCGCAGGCGGGCGATCGTGGACGCGCTGTGCACGGTGACGATCTTGAAGGGGAAGAAGGGACGCAAGCCCCGCCATCTGGAGGGCGACTACCGCGACCGCATCCACATCGAGAAGAAGGACGCAGCATGA
- a CDS encoding VOC family protein, translated as MASKFTELAVDCADPRALARFWCAVLDYEVQEEQDEFITIGSPAVPEGRKRPGPVPPTLTFARVPEGKTVKNRLHIDVNATDREQHEEVQRLLDLGARYADVGQGDESWVVLTDPEG; from the coding sequence GTGGCCAGTAAGTTCACCGAGCTAGCCGTCGACTGCGCGGACCCCCGAGCGCTCGCCCGGTTCTGGTGCGCGGTCCTCGACTACGAGGTGCAGGAAGAGCAGGACGAGTTCATCACCATCGGCTCGCCCGCGGTGCCCGAGGGCCGGAAGCGCCCCGGCCCGGTGCCGCCGACGCTGACCTTCGCGCGCGTGCCGGAGGGCAAGACCGTCAAGAACCGGCTGCACATCGACGTCAACGCCACCGACCGCGAGCAGCACGAAGAGGTCCAGCGGCTGCTCGACCTGGGCGCGCGCTACGCCGACGTCGGCCAAGGCGACGAAAGCTGGGTTGTCCTCACCGACCCGGAGGGATAG
- a CDS encoding DivIVA domain-containing protein, which translates to MTPDDVRNTVFSKPSFGRRGYDEDAVDAFLDRIEQTLRGADHLTPADVRNVAFAKASRGRRGYVEDEVDAFLDLAEQALAHRETPPGPQLAPPLDQPRKRWWQGG; encoded by the coding sequence ATGACCCCTGACGACGTCCGGAACACGGTTTTCTCGAAGCCCTCGTTCGGCAGGCGCGGCTACGACGAGGACGCGGTCGACGCCTTCCTCGACCGCATCGAGCAGACCCTGCGCGGTGCCGACCACCTCACCCCCGCGGACGTGCGGAACGTCGCGTTCGCCAAGGCGTCCCGCGGGCGGCGCGGTTACGTCGAGGACGAAGTGGACGCTTTCCTCGACCTGGCCGAGCAGGCGCTCGCCCACCGCGAAACCCCGCCGGGACCGCAGCTCGCCCCGCCGCTGGACCAGCCGCGCAAGCGCTGGTGGCAGGGCGGCTGA
- a CDS encoding response regulator transcription factor produces the protein MVRVAVVDDHALVREGLAMVLRSAPGARNCSTCSAPPANRPTWSRAGLSNRDIADRLGLAERTVKVHVGNVLAKLGVTSRTQAVLRAGELPGTEPGETHPARPGGVAGWRS, from the coding sequence ATGGTTCGTGTCGCCGTGGTCGACGACCACGCGCTGGTCCGGGAAGGACTGGCGATGGTGCTGCGCAGTGCGCCGGGGGCGCGGAACTGCTCGACCTGCTCGGCACCACCGGCGAACCGGCCGACGTGGTCCCGCGCGGGACTGTCCAATCGCGACATCGCGGACCGGCTCGGGTTGGCCGAGCGCACGGTCAAGGTGCACGTCGGCAACGTGCTGGCCAAGCTCGGCGTGACCAGCCGGACGCAGGCCGTGTTGCGCGCGGGCGAGTTGCCCGGCACCGAACCGGGCGAAACGCACCCCGCGCGGCCCGGCGGCGTGGCAGGTTGGCGGTCATGA
- a CDS encoding PBS lyase: MAKENVSDLIEHLEYWRTGEDGGESLRDEAIAALKARGPKVVPVLVKRLEGLLGTPPGHRHELKGGLVEALHRLGDRRAGPVLTASLADDACAWGAALALKDIHHQGAVPALLDALARAVPNGSMVGDYLDTLRSYQVSPAKVENRFHAEVSPQGRANLMEVLAGLAADGAVDASTFARAAGDPTREVRWAVADGLLASWRGPDPDAEEALLLLALDEEESVSWRAVRALEKIRNGPDTGDGILPHYLLTPSIYASAIRQAATRQESERAPALVAGLERVARTQPVATQGIREVITRVPEPPVVELYVALELLPPLKARLTRDDPMGLLRPLHTLSSHADAGVARRAKAALRSGNLLFSQMVREDGALAEEATGIFEAVAGANDRARFERYAESRPQPPRPKRRLLFWRR; encoded by the coding sequence GTGGCCAAGGAAAACGTGAGCGACCTGATCGAACACCTCGAGTACTGGCGCACCGGCGAAGACGGCGGCGAAAGCCTGCGCGACGAGGCGATCGCCGCGCTGAAGGCACGCGGGCCGAAGGTGGTCCCCGTGCTCGTCAAGCGGCTCGAAGGCCTGCTCGGCACCCCGCCGGGCCACCGCCACGAACTCAAGGGCGGCCTCGTCGAGGCGCTGCACCGGCTCGGAGACCGGCGGGCCGGTCCGGTGCTCACCGCGTCCCTCGCCGACGACGCCTGCGCCTGGGGCGCTGCGCTGGCGCTCAAGGACATCCACCACCAGGGCGCGGTGCCCGCGCTGCTGGACGCGCTTGCGCGAGCCGTGCCGAACGGCTCGATGGTCGGCGACTACCTCGACACGCTGCGGAGCTACCAGGTTTCCCCGGCGAAGGTGGAAAACCGGTTCCACGCCGAGGTTTCCCCGCAGGGCCGGGCGAACCTGATGGAGGTGCTCGCCGGGCTGGCGGCCGACGGCGCCGTCGACGCTTCGACCTTCGCCCGGGCGGCCGGTGATCCGACACGGGAAGTGCGCTGGGCGGTGGCCGACGGGCTGCTGGCTTCGTGGCGCGGGCCCGATCCGGACGCCGAAGAGGCGTTGCTCCTGCTCGCGCTGGACGAGGAGGAATCGGTCAGCTGGCGGGCCGTGCGGGCGCTGGAAAAGATCAGGAACGGCCCCGATACCGGAGACGGGATCCTCCCCCACTACCTGCTGACCCCGTCCATCTACGCCTCCGCGATCAGGCAGGCCGCCACCAGGCAGGAAAGTGAACGCGCCCCGGCGCTCGTCGCCGGGCTCGAGCGCGTCGCCCGGACGCAACCCGTTGCCACCCAAGGCATCCGGGAGGTGATCACCCGCGTTCCGGAACCGCCCGTGGTCGAGTTGTACGTCGCGCTGGAGCTGCTTCCGCCCCTGAAAGCCAGGCTCACGCGGGACGATCCGATGGGGTTGCTGCGGCCGCTGCACACGTTGTCGTCACACGCCGACGCCGGTGTCGCCCGCCGCGCGAAAGCCGCCCTGCGCAGCGGCAACCTGCTGTTCAGCCAGATGGTGCGGGAGGACGGCGCGCTCGCCGAGGAGGCCACCGGGATCTTCGAGGCGGTCGCGGGCGCGAACGACCGGGCCCGGTTCGAGCGGTATGCGGAGTCCCGGCCGCAGCCGCCCCGCCCGAAACGGCGGCTGCTGTTCTGGCGGCGCTGA
- a CDS encoding oxygenase MpaB family protein, translating into MAELNRRRMLVSGGALGALGVLGMAVPARAAGAWTWAPSGSVAGAGAGADPRWVWDEEADPVVAALFERGEVELVNNLLWNWNRNDQPLPGGLPADLRAFIEKARQLPSWADRGKLETAAEFNKSRGLYLNLLNGVGGGMLSTAIPKEARSVYYSAGGADMEDRVAKTSILGFAVGALNAYRPDGTCMVNAVKTRLVHAAVRHLLPQSPHWSGDIPISQEDMLVTWHTLPTYAMRKLIEWKIPMSAADKAAYLHVWQVTAHMLGISDEYIPADWAAANAQSDQVLPPNMGPTREGVELTDILLGQLAEQTSPASISRPLCNALARFLVGEQVADWDEIPREPFWEQTIRTVWPVLVKFREGLVPLPLVPEIAWTVDEALRQYILFYLTKGQETKIVIPTGNRPG; encoded by the coding sequence ATGGCGGAGCTGAACAGGCGCAGGATGCTGGTGTCGGGTGGGGCCCTCGGTGCGCTCGGGGTGCTCGGCATGGCCGTTCCCGCCCGGGCCGCGGGGGCCTGGACGTGGGCCCCCAGCGGATCGGTGGCGGGTGCCGGAGCGGGCGCGGATCCGCGGTGGGTGTGGGACGAGGAGGCCGATCCGGTGGTCGCCGCGTTGTTCGAACGCGGTGAGGTGGAACTGGTCAACAACCTGCTGTGGAACTGGAACCGCAACGACCAGCCGTTGCCCGGCGGGTTGCCCGCCGACCTGCGGGCGTTCATCGAAAAGGCGCGGCAGCTGCCGTCGTGGGCCGACCGCGGGAAGCTGGAAACGGCCGCCGAGTTCAACAAGTCGCGCGGGCTGTACCTCAACCTGCTCAACGGGGTCGGCGGCGGCATGCTCAGCACCGCCATTCCCAAGGAAGCCCGCTCGGTCTACTACTCGGCCGGTGGCGCGGACATGGAGGACCGCGTCGCGAAGACGAGCATTCTCGGCTTCGCCGTGGGCGCACTGAACGCCTACCGGCCCGACGGCACCTGCATGGTCAACGCGGTGAAGACGCGGCTGGTGCACGCGGCCGTGCGGCACCTGCTGCCGCAGTCACCGCACTGGTCGGGGGACATCCCGATCAGCCAGGAGGACATGCTGGTCACCTGGCACACGCTGCCGACCTACGCGATGCGCAAGCTGATCGAGTGGAAGATCCCGATGAGCGCCGCGGACAAGGCCGCCTACCTGCACGTCTGGCAGGTCACCGCGCACATGCTGGGCATTTCCGACGAGTACATCCCGGCCGACTGGGCCGCCGCCAACGCGCAGTCCGACCAGGTGCTGCCGCCGAACATGGGCCCCACCCGCGAAGGCGTCGAGCTGACCGACATCCTGCTGGGCCAGCTCGCCGAGCAGACCAGCCCGGCCAGCATCAGCAGGCCGCTGTGCAACGCGCTGGCCCGGTTCCTGGTCGGCGAGCAGGTGGCCGACTGGGACGAGATCCCGCGTGAACCGTTCTGGGAGCAGACGATCCGGACCGTGTGGCCGGTGCTGGTGAAGTTCCGCGAGGGGCTGGTGCCGCTGCCGCTGGTGCCCGAGATCGCGTGGACCGTCGACGAGGCGCTGCGGCAGTACATTCTCTTCTACCTCACCAAGGGACAGGAAACGAAGATCGTCATCCCGACCGGCAACCGGCCCGGCTGA
- a CDS encoding molybdopterin cofactor-binding domain-containing protein, which produces MVETSGTAGWLGRRRFLGYVLAAPALVTAAEIGVARPAGAQLPSPEITDVVDLNDMMTLAALPTAALVSVEVEPDGTVSFALPRAEVGQGITTSTAMLIAEELAVPVDRVRVSLADARPELVFNQLTGGSNTTIATYTPIRVAAALARQRLLVAAAREFGSAVGELSMTGGVITHPSGRRVEIGALSGKAASSRTQQVPVELAARESFTVIGKPHNRIDALAAVTGRKKFAMDLDVPGAKPAMVCRPPTINGQVGSVANLAEVRAMPGITDVVVISTGVAVRAETFGQCIDGVRALRVSWKPGTAEGKSDESVLRELERAELPIGLPTPAPTVEARFTFHFRGNSALEPNCAVADVRAGRAEIWASLKSPIVAQQTIAAKLGLPLSAVTVHVVEGGGSFGRKLFFDAALEAAEVSRKVGKPVKLMWHRADDSRQGRTHPMAISRVRASYLGDTVLSYHQRHTSVATDLGHGLGEIITATAARLPVGDIGFSETFFQLSQVMSYDFGISTRLLAETDKGFNTGSMRNVYSPDVTCARELIVDRLAARMGKDPGGFRREFLRDARSRAVLDKVAEAGRWGRAMPAGTAQGIAFHAEYKSVSAALVEIDCRPETVNRPIRDGVGGPRVTKVVFAVDAGLVVNPRGLEAQMMGGISDGIALALTASLHLRDGYFLEASWDNYFYTRQWNTPPELEIIVMPSNSDRPGGAGELGVAASMAAVACAYGRATGTMPTSFPINHGTLSFEPKPTVPPIPESPVDGLSKGN; this is translated from the coding sequence GTGGTGGAGACCAGCGGGACGGCCGGGTGGCTCGGGCGGCGGCGGTTCCTCGGTTACGTGCTGGCCGCGCCGGCCCTGGTGACCGCCGCGGAAATCGGCGTGGCACGGCCGGCCGGCGCGCAGCTGCCGTCGCCCGAGATCACCGACGTGGTCGACCTCAACGACATGATGACCCTGGCGGCACTGCCGACCGCGGCGCTGGTCTCGGTCGAGGTCGAACCGGACGGCACGGTGTCGTTCGCCTTGCCGCGCGCGGAGGTGGGGCAGGGCATCACCACCTCCACGGCGATGCTGATCGCCGAGGAACTGGCCGTGCCGGTGGACCGGGTGCGAGTTTCGCTCGCCGACGCGCGGCCGGAACTGGTGTTCAACCAGCTGACCGGCGGGTCGAACACCACGATCGCGACCTACACGCCGATCCGGGTCGCCGCCGCGCTGGCACGGCAGCGGCTGCTGGTCGCGGCCGCGCGGGAATTCGGCTCGGCGGTGGGTGAGCTGTCGATGACCGGCGGAGTGATCACCCATCCATCCGGCAGGCGAGTGGAGATCGGTGCCCTGTCGGGGAAAGCGGCGAGCAGCCGGACCCAGCAGGTGCCGGTGGAGCTGGCGGCGCGCGAGAGCTTCACGGTGATCGGCAAGCCGCACAACCGGATCGACGCGCTGGCCGCGGTGACCGGGCGCAAGAAGTTCGCGATGGACCTCGACGTGCCGGGCGCGAAACCGGCCATGGTGTGCCGGCCGCCGACCATCAACGGCCAGGTGGGGTCGGTGGCGAACCTCGCCGAAGTGCGTGCCATGCCCGGGATCACCGACGTGGTGGTGATCTCCACCGGGGTGGCGGTGCGCGCCGAGACCTTCGGGCAGTGCATCGACGGCGTGCGTGCGCTGCGTGTGTCGTGGAAACCCGGTACGGCGGAAGGGAAATCCGACGAGTCGGTGCTCCGGGAACTGGAGCGCGCGGAGCTGCCGATCGGCCTGCCGACCCCGGCGCCGACGGTGGAAGCCCGGTTCACCTTCCATTTCCGCGGCAACAGCGCGCTGGAACCCAACTGCGCCGTCGCCGACGTGCGGGCCGGGCGCGCGGAGATCTGGGCGTCGCTGAAGTCGCCGATCGTGGCCCAGCAGACCATCGCGGCGAAGCTCGGCCTGCCGCTGTCCGCGGTCACCGTGCACGTCGTGGAGGGCGGTGGTTCCTTCGGGCGCAAGCTGTTCTTCGACGCCGCGCTCGAAGCGGCGGAGGTGTCGCGGAAGGTCGGCAAGCCGGTCAAGCTGATGTGGCACCGCGCCGACGATTCGCGGCAGGGCCGCACCCATCCGATGGCCATTTCCCGGGTGCGTGCCTCGTACCTGGGTGACACGGTGCTGAGCTACCACCAGCGGCACACCAGCGTCGCCACCGATCTGGGGCACGGACTCGGCGAGATCATCACCGCCACCGCCGCGCGGCTGCCGGTGGGCGACATCGGGTTCTCCGAGACGTTCTTCCAGCTCAGCCAGGTGATGTCGTACGACTTCGGGATCAGCACGCGGTTGCTGGCCGAGACGGACAAGGGGTTCAACACCGGCAGCATGCGCAACGTCTATTCGCCGGACGTCACGTGTGCCCGCGAGCTGATCGTGGACCGGCTGGCGGCGCGCATGGGCAAGGATCCGGGTGGTTTCCGCCGCGAGTTCCTGCGGGACGCCCGTTCCCGGGCGGTGCTGGACAAGGTCGCGGAGGCAGGCCGGTGGGGGAGGGCGATGCCCGCCGGGACCGCGCAGGGCATCGCGTTCCACGCGGAGTACAAGTCGGTCAGCGCCGCGCTGGTGGAGATCGACTGCCGTCCGGAGACGGTCAACCGGCCCATTCGCGACGGCGTGGGCGGGCCGCGGGTGACCAAGGTGGTCTTCGCCGTGGACGCCGGGCTGGTGGTGAACCCGCGCGGGCTCGAGGCGCAGATGATGGGCGGCATATCGGATGGCATCGCGCTGGCGCTGACCGCGAGCCTGCACCTGCGTGACGGGTACTTCCTGGAAGCCAGCTGGGACAACTACTTCTACACGCGGCAGTGGAACACCCCGCCCGAGCTGGAGATCATCGTCATGCCGAGCAACTCGGACCGGCCGGGCGGTGCGGGGGAACTCGGCGTCGCCGCCTCGATGGCCGCGGTCGCGTGCGCCTACGGCCGCGCCACCGGCACCATGCCGACCAGCTTCCCGATCAACCACGGCACGCTTTCCTTCGAGCCGAAACCCACCGTGCCCCCAATTCCGGAGTCTCCAGTGGACGGACTGAGCAAAGGAAACTGA
- a CDS encoding (2Fe-2S)-binding protein, with product MPQHTFRVNGEQVTVDVNGNVRLLWVLRDLLGITGPKYGCGINVCKACTSHVNGQAVNPCAIPVGDLGPDDEVTTIEGLPATVGEELHPMQRAWLDHDVAQCGYCQPGQIMAAVALVRRVAAEGRQVTDADLDGLRNICRCGTYSRIRDAIRAGAAGM from the coding sequence TTGCCCCAGCACACTTTCCGGGTGAATGGTGAGCAGGTCACCGTCGATGTCAATGGCAACGTCCGCCTGTTGTGGGTGCTGCGCGACCTCCTCGGCATCACCGGCCCCAAGTACGGGTGCGGCATCAACGTGTGCAAGGCCTGCACCAGCCACGTCAACGGCCAGGCCGTCAACCCGTGTGCCATCCCGGTCGGCGATCTCGGGCCCGACGACGAGGTGACCACCATCGAAGGGCTTCCGGCCACCGTCGGCGAGGAACTGCACCCGATGCAGCGGGCGTGGCTCGACCACGACGTGGCCCAGTGCGGCTACTGCCAGCCGGGGCAGATCATGGCGGCGGTGGCGCTGGTGCGCCGCGTCGCGGCCGAAGGCAGGCAGGTCACCGACGCCGATCTGGACGGCCTGCGCAACATCTGCCGCTGCGGCACCTACTCCCGCATCCGCGACGCGATCAGGGCGGGGGCGGCCGGGATGTGA
- a CDS encoding TetR/AcrR family transcriptional regulator: MEPALSGLLSSDSESVLERAYLDAVERVDDTDETRARILDAAYAQFARTGIQRSTMEDVARRAGVSRITVYRRFAGKDVLVEHVVRREFRRYFDRFLADIERAETVADRVVLGFVSSLRAIRGNPLIGGLIDVEPDLLVASMISDGGRTLAVVRQFVAGQLRREQHAGTVPADLDVELAAELMVRVSASFLVIPSHVVDISDDAQLAEVARTFLVPLLEPVTSRPPPP; the protein is encoded by the coding sequence ATGGAACCGGCGTTGTCGGGCTTGCTGTCGAGCGACTCGGAATCGGTGCTGGAGCGGGCATATCTCGACGCCGTCGAGCGCGTAGACGACACGGACGAAACCCGCGCCCGGATTCTCGACGCGGCCTACGCGCAGTTCGCCAGGACGGGCATCCAGCGGTCCACAATGGAGGATGTGGCCCGGCGGGCCGGCGTTTCCCGGATCACCGTCTACCGGCGGTTCGCGGGCAAGGACGTGCTCGTCGAGCACGTGGTGCGCCGCGAGTTCCGGCGCTACTTCGACCGGTTCCTCGCCGACATCGAACGGGCCGAGACCGTGGCCGACCGCGTGGTGCTCGGCTTTGTCAGCTCCCTGCGCGCCATCCGGGGCAATCCGCTGATCGGCGGGCTGATCGACGTCGAACCGGACCTGCTGGTGGCCTCGATGATCAGCGACGGCGGGCGGACGCTCGCCGTGGTGCGGCAGTTCGTGGCCGGTCAGCTGCGCCGCGAGCAGCACGCCGGTACCGTGCCCGCCGACCTGGACGTCGAGCTGGCGGCCGAGCTGATGGTCCGCGTCTCCGCCTCCTTCCTGGTGATCCCGAGCCACGTGGTCGACATCTCCGACGACGCGCAACTGGCCGAGGTGGCGCGGACGTTCCTGGTGCCGCTGCTGGAACCGGTCACATCCCGGCCGCCCCCGCCCTGA